The following coding sequences are from one Microbulbifer sp. TB1203 window:
- a CDS encoding deoxynucleoside kinase, with amino-acid sequence MATEPGEPNTRELDLSGKTLPRFIAVEGNIGVGKTTLAKKLAATFNYDTLLEQPEDNPFLERFYRDPKSAALPTQLHFLLQRSQQIQALRQDDLFKPVRVADFLIEKDRLFAEVTLDSDELALYRQVYQHLTLEAPKPDLVIYLQAPLKILQERIRSRGIAAERAIGNEYLAALNDAYTQFFHYYDQAPLLIVNSEDIDIVDRPEDYHQLVEYLLTINSGRHYYNPGV; translated from the coding sequence ATGGCAACAGAACCCGGTGAGCCCAACACCCGCGAGCTGGATCTCTCCGGCAAAACCCTGCCCAGATTCATCGCCGTGGAAGGCAATATCGGCGTGGGCAAAACCACCCTGGCGAAAAAGCTCGCCGCCACATTCAATTACGACACCCTGCTCGAGCAGCCCGAAGACAACCCCTTTCTCGAACGCTTTTACCGAGATCCCAAAAGCGCGGCCCTGCCCACCCAGCTGCACTTCCTGCTGCAGCGGTCGCAGCAGATCCAGGCGCTGCGCCAGGACGACCTGTTCAAGCCGGTGCGGGTAGCGGACTTTTTGATTGAGAAAGATCGGCTGTTTGCCGAGGTCACCCTCGACAGCGACGAACTGGCACTCTACCGACAGGTCTATCAGCACCTGACCCTGGAGGCCCCCAAGCCGGATCTGGTGATCTATCTGCAGGCTCCCCTCAAGATTCTGCAGGAGCGTATCCGCAGTCGCGGTATCGCCGCCGAACGCGCTATCGGCAACGAGTATCTGGCCGCACTCAACGACGCCTACACGCAGTTTTTCCACTATTACGACCAAGCGCCGCTGTTGATCGTCAACAGTGAAGACATCGATATCGTCGACCGGCCAGAGGATTACCACCAGCTGGTGGAATACCTGCTCACTATCAACAGCGGCCGACACTATTACAATCCCGGAGTCTGA
- the folK gene encoding 2-amino-4-hydroxy-6-hydroxymethyldihydropteridine diphosphokinase has translation MTRCFIGLGSNLADPQQQLRSALDAIAALPQTALLRCSSFYRSAPIGPGNQPDYINAVAELETQLEPLDLLDGLQAIESAHGRERGIRWGARTLDLDILVFGQQHIDEPRLQVPHPRMAERNFVLLPLAELEPELQLPSGESIQTLLLQCPHNRLEKL, from the coding sequence ATGACCCGCTGTTTTATCGGCCTCGGCAGCAATCTGGCCGATCCGCAGCAGCAGTTGCGCAGTGCGCTGGATGCCATCGCCGCGCTGCCGCAAACCGCCCTGCTGCGCTGTTCCAGCTTCTATCGCAGCGCACCCATCGGCCCCGGCAACCAGCCCGATTACATCAATGCGGTGGCGGAACTGGAAACCCAGTTGGAACCTCTGGACCTGCTGGACGGACTGCAGGCGATCGAATCCGCCCATGGGCGCGAGCGCGGCATCCGCTGGGGTGCCCGCACCCTCGATTTGGATATACTAGTGTTCGGACAGCAGCACATCGACGAACCGCGGCTACAGGTTCCCCATCCGCGCATGGCCGAACGCAATTTCGTGCTTCTGCCGCTGGCGGAGCTGGAGCCGGAGCTGCAACTCCCCTCGGGAGAGTCGATACAAACCCTGCTGCTGCAATGCCCGCACAACCGCCTGGAAAAACTCTGA